CCAAGTGATCGGCTTCATCAATTGTAAGCGGATTTTCCAGAGGGAGGTTTCTGCCGATGAGGCCCCTTTCATGCCCAATAATTGGCGAGTTTTGGCCCCTCGCTCGTCCTTGTTTTCTATCTCTGTGTTCGACATAATCCCTTAAAAAGAAATAATTAAGTAACCGTCTTGGAATTTGGCCCCTTTTACCCCTCGTCCGGTTAGAGGCGGTGGTACATCAATATTACGCCGTTGATCCCCGGCTTCGATGGTTAATTCTGGACCGGATTGCGTCAGTTTTACCTGTTTTTTCTCGAATCCGGGTAAATAAACCTTGACCTGAGCGGCTGCCGTATCGATTATTAACGGTTTGGGCGGCTGCACCGTGAGAAAGTTGGGTAAATCGGCGATTAACTCCTGCCAATCTTCTCCTTGACGGTCCGGTAAAATCGCCGCCGGCAGCGGGGCAAAATCCTCCGTAGCACTCTGACAGCGATTAAAAATCACTCCCCCCACATTTAAACCGATTTGCTGGGCCGCACCCCAAAGATATTTGGCCTCTGCGATCGCAATTGGATCATCATTGGTGACTAGATAGGCTAAAACTCGCCGAGGATCGGCTAAAGCGGAGCGCCCCTCGTCTAAAATGTTATTATCGCCCTTCTGACCTAAACCGTCGGGATTAAAGGAGAAATTCAGCACGGCAGCGGCAATCGGTTGGAAAAAGGGGGAAAGGGTGCGACCGATCTCGGAATCGCTGAAAACCTGCCGAAAACGCCGTGAATACCAGCTACCCACCTCGGGAATCCCCAACATTCGCAGACTGTTGATATCTCCGCTGCCGTCGTAGATGATGACATCGTAATTTCCGCTTTTATGCTGTTCCCGCAGGAAATTTAAAGCTAGAGCTTGATCCATTCCGGGTAAAATGCCCAACTCTTGACCATAAACATTTTTCAAGGTGGGAGAACGCAAATACTGCTTTTCCAATTCCTTGACTTCTTCCCAACTTTTTTCTAGTAACTGTGTACTACTAAGCTGCACAACCGAGAGATTAGGGGCAATTTCCGTAATGGAGGAGCTAGGGGAGGCCTTGAGGAGTAATCCCCAAGCAGGGCCGGAATCTTGACCGATCAAGAGAACTTTTGACCCCAGACCAGCCATTTTCTTTGCCGAAGCGATCGCTATTGTACTGCGACCGCTGCCCCCCTTGCCCAAAAAGGTCAAAATTAAGGACATAATTAATTCCTAAGCGTTGTATTTAGATGAGTTTGAGTTCATCCTCAAAAAACCAAGTAGCGGTCTTATCATCGAACTGGACAACAGCACCAACACCGCTGCCATCGGTCATCTTAAAATTTTTGATGACACCCACTTTACCCAATTTACCCGCTACATCCGAGTTAACGCGGTCTCTTAAGCGACAGACCTTGACTTTTTGCCCGATTTCCATTACTTCCACAGTTTTAATAAGACGATAATTCAATAAACCAATCCTAAGTTTAATATAAATTCGTGTCAGATAAACCCCCCAATGCTCTTCAGTTATCGGTCTTTCTCAGATCATCTGCACTTAGCGATCATATATACTAGCAAAAAGGTTTTATTTGGTTTCTGGGGCAGCATTTTGCCGATTTTCCAGTTGTTCCCTTTGCTTGCGTTTAAACTCCTCGGCCGCTTCGTTGATATTATTGAGGCTGTCTTCCTGAAATTCCGATCCGTCCCGGCTACGGCGAAAATTACTATTATGAATCAAGTCTAGAGGATTAAAACCACCGAGATCATCCCTGCCATCGGAACTACGTTCATTTTTTTGATAGTCCGGTTGACTGGGGTTCAAGCTTTGAGCTAACACTTGCGGACTAAAATCAGCCCCGACTAATAAAATAGTAGCTAGGAATAAAGACGATTTGAGCAACATTTTTTGAGTATTCATAATCTAACTCCTCAGAAAATTAAGTGGGTAGGTGTTAAAAGTTGTCAGGCACCCCCCTTATTAAGGGGGGACTAAGGGGGGATCGGCACCCCCCTTATTAAGGGGGGACTAAGGGGGGATCAGAGGCAAAATCTATCTTCAATTTAATTATAACTACTTACTTGTCTAGTTTTTGGTGGTGAGAAAGTTACAAGCTTTTCAGTGAACAGTAAACTGATAACTTATAACTGATAACTGATTTAAGCAAAACGACGACGAAGCAAGGGCTGAATTGCTAAAAGGATTAGCAGATCAAAAGCTAAGAGCAGGGCTAAAACTGTCAAGAAATTGAGGTCAAGCCAAGGGGTTTGTAAGACTATGCTATCAAAAGACCAGTGCTGATTGAAATAAATATAACGGATTGGTTCGATCGCATAGGTAAGAGGGTTGAGACTAGCGATTACTTGTAACCAATCTGCCATAAAGTTTAAGGGAGCGAGGGCGGTACTGGCAAATAAAAGCGGTAAATTGGTGACGAAAATGACGGCGATTAATTCGATATGTCCGGGCAGAGCAAAGGTTAAACTGAGACTTAAGGCAGTCA
This portion of the Microcystis aeruginosa NIES-2549 genome encodes:
- a CDS encoding ArsA family ATPase — protein: MSLILTFLGKGGSGRSTIAIASAKKMAGLGSKVLLIGQDSGPAWGLLLKASPSSSITEIAPNLSVVQLSSTQLLEKSWEEVKELEKQYLRSPTLKNVYGQELGILPGMDQALALNFLREQHKSGNYDVIIYDGSGDINSLRMLGIPEVGSWYSRRFRQVFSDSEIGRTLSPFFQPIAAAVLNFSFNPDGLGQKGDNNILDEGRSALADPRRVLAYLVTNDDPIAIAEAKYLWGAAQQIGLNVGGVIFNRCQSATEDFAPLPAAILPDRQGEDWQELIADLPNFLTVQPPKPLIIDTAAAQVKVYLPGFEKKQVKLTQSGPELTIEAGDQRRNIDVPPPLTGRGVKGAKFQDGYLIISF
- a CDS encoding DUF2862 domain-containing protein: MEIGQKVKVCRLRDRVNSDVAGKLGKVGVIKNFKMTDGSGVGAVVQFDDKTATWFFEDELKLI